A section of the Nitrososphaerota archaeon genome encodes:
- a CDS encoding SMC-Scp complex subunit ScpB translates to MKIEDEVEATSRLEAALYSAGRPLTVEELIKASGTESRTKTLTLLGIIEKKTKSAFRAIEIATLPDGSYVMQLRPELNDTVRKFASRPILAKATLKTLSYIAYMQPISSKHLVETRGSGVYSHLKELEQLDFILHQNVGRLKIFTTTAKFQKYFGISGDTDILKQILFKKRKSTPISQPITQQA, encoded by the coding sequence ATGAAAATAGAGGACGAAGTCGAGGCAACCTCAAGACTAGAGGCAGCCCTGTATTCTGCTGGAAGGCCTCTGACAGTAGAAGAATTAATCAAGGCATCAGGCACGGAATCTCGAACGAAAACCCTGACATTACTAGGAATAATAGAAAAAAAGACCAAGTCTGCATTTAGGGCTATCGAGATAGCCACTTTACCTGATGGCTCGTATGTGATGCAGTTAAGACCTGAGCTAAACGATACGGTGCGCAAGTTTGCCTCGCGCCCAATTCTTGCAAAAGCCACTCTAAAGACATTATCATACATCGCATACATGCAACCAATTTCCTCAAAACACCTAGTAGAGACAAGAGGTAGCGGTGTCTATTCCCACCTAAAAGAGCTTGAACAGCTTGATTTCATATTACACCAAAATGTTGGAAGACTCAAGATTTTCACCACAACTGCAAAATTTCAAAAATACTTTGGAATATCTGGAGACACCGATATCCTAAAGCAGATTCTATTCAAGAAACGAAAATCCACTCCAATATCACAGCCAATCAC
- a CDS encoding chromosome segregation protein ScpA — protein MSENQSENISQAPVNILFNPNTVIKKDVWEINIIQILEILIRILKKADKKDLRVAGMAALSSSLIHRMKVERIFALQKAAMEKKPLSQRTDVDIQLLNIPYRHESTYPVTLEELMDLLENLIGTIANPRSRKGGQLKFEPIEAPDFKEYFVSLESLIGKYEELILRKLGPDGIGFLHTIIADLDTTDSIRCFFAILFLARDQKVDLEQAGDDIKITILREVTT, from the coding sequence TTGAGTGAGAACCAATCAGAAAACATCTCTCAAGCGCCAGTAAACATTTTGTTTAACCCAAATACAGTCATAAAAAAAGACGTTTGGGAGATAAACATCATCCAGATTCTTGAAATCCTAATTAGAATTCTAAAAAAGGCTGACAAAAAGGACTTGCGCGTTGCAGGAATGGCCGCACTATCATCGTCATTGATTCACAGAATGAAGGTGGAGAGAATCTTTGCGCTGCAAAAGGCTGCAATGGAGAAAAAGCCACTCTCGCAGAGAACAGACGTCGACATACAGCTGCTAAACATTCCATATCGCCACGAGTCGACATATCCAGTAACACTGGAAGAGCTGATGGACCTGCTTGAGAACTTGATTGGAACAATTGCAAACCCACGATCAAGAAAAGGCGGACAGCTAAAGTTCGAGCCAATAGAGGCACCCGACTTTAAAGAATATTTCGTATCATTAGAATCCCTGATTGGTAAATATGAAGAATTGATACTGCGCAAGCTCGGCCCAGACGGGATTGGCTTTTTGCATACAATAATTGCGGATTTGGACACTACTGATTCAATTAGGTGTTTTTTTGCCATCTTGTTCCTAGCCAGAGATCAAAAAGTAGACCTAGAACAGGCAGGTGATGACATCAAAATTACAATACTGCGTGAGGTAACGACATGA